The following are encoded together in the Streptomyces tsukubensis genome:
- a CDS encoding histidine triad nucleotide-binding protein — MAGEPQADCLFCKIAAGEVPATVVRETGTTIAFRDINPQAPTHILVIPKAHYENAAELATQPQLLADVLREAGEVAAEDKVDTTGYRIVFNTGRGAGQTVFHAHAHVMGGRGLQWPPG, encoded by the coding sequence GTGAACCGCAGGCCGACTGCCTGTTCTGCAAGATCGCCGCGGGGGAGGTGCCGGCGACCGTCGTCCGCGAGACAGGGACGACCATCGCCTTCCGCGACATCAACCCCCAGGCCCCGACCCACATCCTGGTCATCCCCAAGGCGCACTACGAGAACGCGGCCGAGCTGGCCACGCAGCCGCAGCTCCTCGCCGACGTGCTGCGCGAGGCCGGCGAGGTCGCGGCCGAGGACAAGGTCGACACCACCGGGTACAGGATCGTCTTCAACACCGGCAGGGGCGCGGGCCAGACGGTCTTCCACGCCCACGCCCACGTCATGGGCGGCCGCGGTCTCCAGTGGCCCCCCGGATAG
- a CDS encoding ribonuclease Z has translation MSARELVVLGTASQVPTRRRNHNGYVLRWDGEGILFDPGEGTQRQMLRAGVAAHDLNRICVTHFHGDHSLGLAGVIQRINLDRVPHPVTAHYPASGGRFFERLRYATAYRETVDLGQLPVERDGVLAETPAYTLEARKLSHPVESYGYRLTEPDGRRMLPEALAAHGIAGPDVGRLQREGSLRGVALEKVSEVRHGQRFAFVMDTRLCDGVDALAEGCDLLVIESTFLDEDEQLATEHGHLTAGQAGRVARDAGVRHLVLTHFSQRYSEPEEFARQARAAGYEGGLTVADDLTRVPVPKRAAAPAPG, from the coding sequence ATGTCCGCACGTGAACTGGTCGTACTCGGCACGGCCAGTCAGGTCCCGACCCGCAGACGCAACCACAACGGCTACGTCCTGCGCTGGGACGGCGAGGGCATCCTCTTCGACCCCGGCGAGGGCACCCAGCGCCAGATGCTGCGCGCCGGGGTCGCCGCGCACGACCTGAACCGGATCTGCGTCACCCACTTCCACGGCGACCATTCGCTGGGCCTCGCGGGGGTGATCCAGCGGATCAACCTCGACCGGGTGCCGCACCCGGTCACGGCCCACTATCCGGCGAGCGGCGGCCGTTTCTTCGAGCGGCTGCGTTACGCGACGGCCTACCGGGAGACGGTCGACCTCGGGCAGCTCCCGGTGGAGCGGGACGGTGTGCTCGCCGAGACCCCGGCGTACACGCTCGAAGCCCGCAAGCTCTCCCACCCCGTCGAGTCCTACGGCTACCGGCTGACGGAACCGGACGGCCGCCGCATGCTGCCCGAAGCGCTCGCCGCACACGGCATCGCGGGCCCCGACGTGGGTCGGCTCCAGCGCGAGGGTTCCCTGCGGGGTGTCGCCCTGGAGAAGGTGAGCGAGGTCAGACACGGGCAACGGTTCGCCTTCGTGATGGACACCCGACTCTGCGACGGGGTGGACGCCCTGGCCGAGGGGTGCGATCTCCTGGTCATCGAGTCGACCTTCCTCGACGAGGACGAGCAGCTCGCCACCGAACACGGCCACCTCACGGCGGGGCAGGCCGGCCGGGTGGCGCGCGACGCGGGCGTACGGCACCTCGTTCTGACCCACTTCTCGCAGCGCTACAGCGAGCCCGAGGAGTTCGCGCGCCAGGCCCGCGCTGCCGGGTACGAAGGCGGCCTCACCGTCGCGGACGACCTGACCAGGGTGCCCGTACCGAAACGGGCCGCGGCCCCGGCCCCGGGGTGA
- a CDS encoding adenosine deaminase, with the protein MSHPTHLPKAELHLHIEGTLEPELAFALASRNAVVLTHADTEALRKAYLFADLQSFLDLYYELMSVLRTEEDFEELADAYLARAAAQGVRHAEIFFDPQAHMVRGVSMETIVMGLSRALDRSEARHGVSTRLIMSFLRDLSAESAMETLEAAKPYLDRIVAVGLDSAEVGNPPEKFREVYESAAALGLRLVAHAGEEGPPEYVWNALDVLRVERVDHGLRAFEDPKLVERLVRDRIPLTLCPLSNVRLRTVDTLERHPLREMLAAGLMCTVNSDDPSYFGGYAGDNFHAVQGALDLGHEELRELARNSFEAAFLDDDEERRARYLAEVEAYSFD; encoded by the coding sequence ATGTCCCACCCCACGCACCTCCCCAAGGCAGAACTCCACCTCCACATCGAGGGCACCCTCGAACCGGAGCTGGCGTTCGCGCTCGCCTCGCGCAACGCCGTCGTGCTCACCCACGCCGACACCGAGGCGCTGCGCAAGGCGTACCTCTTCGCCGACCTCCAATCCTTCCTCGACCTCTACTACGAGCTGATGTCGGTGCTCCGCACCGAGGAGGACTTCGAGGAGCTGGCCGACGCCTATCTGGCGCGCGCCGCCGCCCAGGGCGTACGGCACGCGGAGATCTTCTTCGACCCGCAGGCGCACATGGTGCGCGGTGTCTCCATGGAAACGATCGTCATGGGCCTCTCGCGTGCCCTGGACCGGTCCGAGGCGCGCCACGGGGTCTCCACGCGGCTCATCATGAGCTTCCTGCGCGATCTCTCCGCCGAGTCGGCCATGGAGACCCTGGAGGCGGCGAAGCCGTATCTGGACCGCATCGTCGCCGTCGGACTCGACTCCGCGGAGGTCGGCAACCCGCCGGAGAAGTTCCGCGAGGTGTACGAGTCGGCGGCGGCGCTCGGCCTGCGGCTGGTCGCGCACGCGGGCGAGGAGGGCCCGCCCGAGTACGTGTGGAACGCCCTGGACGTCCTGCGTGTCGAGCGCGTCGACCACGGGCTGCGCGCCTTCGAGGACCCGAAGCTGGTCGAGCGGCTGGTGCGCGACCGTATCCCGCTGACGCTCTGCCCGCTGTCGAACGTACGGCTGCGGACCGTGGACACGCTGGAGCGGCACCCGCTGCGGGAGATGCTGGCCGCGGGGCTGATGTGCACGGTCAACTCCGACGACCCGTCGTACTTCGGCGGCTATGCGGGCGACAACTTCCACGCCGTCCAGGGCGCCCTCGACCTCGGCCACGAGGAGCTGCGGGAGCTGGCCCGCAACTCCTTCGAAGCGGCCTTCCTCGACGACGACGAGGAGCGGCGCGCCCGGTACCTCGCCGAGGTGGAGGCGTACTCCTTCGACTGA